A genome region from Bacteroides stercoris ATCC 43183 includes the following:
- a CDS encoding M16 family metallopeptidase — translation MKHLLRNLWIAALIVCCNFQQVSAQQLPPIPIDQDVRIGKLDNGLTYYIRKNSLPANRADFYIAQKVGSIQEEDNQRGLAHFLEHMCFNGTTHFPGKSLIQYLERIGVKFGENLNAYTSIDETVYNISNVPVNTPGAIDSCLLILHDWSNDLILDPKEIDKERGVINEEWRTRMSAMQRFQEKMLPAMFAGTKYANCFPIGTMDVVMNFKPQTLRDYYEKWYRPDLQGIMVVGDVDVDATEALIKKMFADIPAQPNGAKREYYPVNDNKEPIILVARDKEQPYVQTFIFNKHETTPREEKSNVGYLMQDYAATLITNMLNARLNELLQAANPPYIYAATYDDDFFVAKTKDAFTGIVVCKEDAIENGISTVLREIERARQFGFTETEYSRARAEYLRHLESAFQERDKRKNESYVKEYVRHFLDNEPIPGIANEYTIINQIAPAIPVTALNQMMQQMVTDSNQVVALFGPEKEGLKLPTEDAIKNLLKAVKSEKLTPYVDKVSNEPLMKEAPKGGKIVSEKKDDIFGTTMLTLSNGVKVIIKKTDFKADEIRMKGVSMGGSSLFPDSEIININGLDAVALGGLGNFSAIELEKVLAGKKASVNYGIGDKTEAVTGSCSPKDFETMMQLTYLTFTAPRRDDNAFASYKNRSKAELQNMDLNPNSSFSDSITSTLYMKHPRTLRMKADMVDKMDYDKILSMYQDRFKDASDFTFILVGNVDVEAVKPLIESYLGALPSINRKETFKDNHIEMRKGIYKNEFIRQQETPKVNNFISYSGTCAYTLRNDILMSMTDQLLNLIYTEKVREDEGGTYGVYPMGQLVKYPTERAVLQIFFNTAPDKQDKLMKIIYAEAEAFAKNGPDEASLNKVKEYMLKKHNENLKENGYWLNSIDEYLYTGINPIKDYEQIVNGITAKDIQKFANELLKQKNQITVSMISPEKK, via the coding sequence ATGAAACATTTATTACGTAACTTATGGATTGCCGCATTAATCGTATGCTGCAACTTCCAACAGGTATCTGCGCAACAACTGCCGCCTATTCCTATCGATCAGGATGTACGTATCGGTAAGCTGGACAACGGGTTGACCTATTACATCCGTAAAAACAGTCTTCCGGCTAACCGCGCCGACTTCTACATTGCCCAAAAAGTAGGCTCCATACAAGAAGAGGACAACCAGCGCGGTCTTGCCCACTTCCTGGAACACATGTGTTTCAACGGAACGACTCACTTCCCCGGAAAGTCCCTGATACAATACCTGGAACGCATCGGCGTGAAGTTCGGTGAAAACCTGAATGCCTACACGTCCATAGACGAAACGGTTTATAACATTTCCAATGTACCGGTCAATACTCCGGGTGCTATCGACTCTTGTCTGCTGATTCTTCACGACTGGAGCAACGACCTTATTCTGGATCCCAAAGAAATAGACAAGGAACGCGGCGTTATCAATGAAGAATGGCGTACCCGCATGAGTGCCATGCAACGTTTTCAGGAGAAAATGCTTCCCGCCATGTTTGCCGGAACAAAATACGCCAACTGCTTCCCTATCGGAACTATGGACGTTGTAATGAACTTCAAGCCTCAGACTTTACGAGACTACTATGAAAAATGGTACCGTCCCGACTTACAAGGTATCATGGTGGTAGGTGACGTTGACGTAGATGCCACTGAAGCCCTGATTAAGAAGATGTTTGCAGATATTCCCGCCCAGCCCAATGGTGCCAAACGCGAATACTACCCGGTAAACGATAATAAAGAACCTATCATATTGGTTGCACGTGACAAGGAACAGCCTTATGTGCAAACCTTTATCTTCAATAAGCACGAAACAACTCCCAGAGAGGAGAAAAGCAACGTGGGTTATCTGATGCAAGACTATGCAGCAACACTGATTACCAACATGTTGAATGCACGTCTGAACGAATTGCTCCAGGCAGCTAACCCGCCTTATATCTATGCTGCAACCTATGACGATGACTTCTTCGTGGCCAAGACCAAGGATGCTTTTACCGGAATTGTAGTCTGCAAGGAAGATGCCATTGAAAACGGTATCTCAACCGTTCTCCGCGAAATCGAGCGTGCACGCCAATTCGGCTTTACCGAAACCGAGTACAGCCGTGCCCGTGCAGAATATCTGCGCCATCTGGAATCGGCTTTCCAGGAACGCGACAAGCGTAAGAATGAAAGCTATGTAAAGGAATATGTCCGTCACTTCCTCGACAACGAACCTATCCCGGGCATTGCCAACGAATATACCATCATCAACCAGATAGCACCGGCTATTCCCGTAACCGCCCTGAACCAGATGATGCAGCAAATGGTGACAGACAGCAACCAGGTGGTAGCCCTGTTCGGTCCTGAGAAAGAAGGCTTAAAGCTCCCTACAGAGGACGCTATCAAGAACCTTCTGAAAGCGGTAAAATCAGAGAAACTTACTCCGTATGTAGATAAAGTTTCTAACGAGCCCTTGATGAAAGAAGCCCCGAAAGGCGGTAAAATCGTATCTGAAAAGAAAGACGATATCTTCGGAACTACTATGCTGACACTGTCCAACGGAGTTAAGGTTATCATCAAAAAGACAGATTTCAAAGCCGATGAAATTCGTATGAAAGGTGTAAGTATGGGTGGTAGCTCACTCTTCCCCGACTCGGAAATCATCAATATCAACGGATTGGATGCAGTAGCATTAGGCGGTCTTGGCAATTTCAGCGCTATTGAACTGGAAAAAGTGCTGGCCGGTAAAAAAGCTTCCGTAAACTACGGAATCGGCGATAAGACAGAAGCCGTAACGGGCAGTTGCTCACCCAAAGACTTTGAGACAATGATGCAGCTCACCTATCTGACTTTCACAGCTCCAAGACGTGACGACAATGCTTTTGCATCTTATAAAAACCGCAGCAAGGCCGAATTGCAGAACATGGACCTGAACCCGAATTCTTCGTTCAGCGACTCCATCACGTCCACTCTTTACATGAAGCACCCCAGAACTCTGAGAATGAAAGCCGACATGGTAGACAAGATGGATTATGACAAGATTCTTTCCATGTATCAGGACCGTTTCAAAGACGCCAGCGACTTTACCTTTATTTTAGTAGGAAACGTCGATGTGGAAGCCGTGAAACCTCTGATTGAATCTTATCTGGGTGCATTACCCTCTATCAACCGCAAAGAAACATTCAAGGACAACCACATCGAAATGCGCAAAGGAATCTATAAGAACGAGTTTATCCGTCAGCAAGAGACTCCGAAGGTTAATAACTTCATCTCTTACAGCGGTACTTGCGCATACACGCTCCGCAACGATATTCTCATGAGTATGACCGACCAGCTCCTGAACTTAATCTATACGGAGAAAGTACGTGAAGATGAAGGTGGTACTTATGGTGTATATCCTATGGGACAACTTGTTAAATATCCTACGGAAAGAGCCGTTCTGCAAATCTTCTTCAATACAGCTCCCGACAAGCAGGACAAGCTGATGAAGATTATCTATGCCGAAGCGGAAGCTTTCGCCAAAAACGGTCCCGATGAAGCCAGCCTGAACAAAGTGAAAGAGTACATGCTGAAGAAACATAACGAAAATCTGAAAGAAAACGGTTACTGGCTGAACAGCATAGACGAATATCTCTATACCGGTATCAATCCGATAAAGGATTACGAGCAGATTGTCAATGGAATCACAGCAAAAGATATCCAGAAATTTGCCAACGAACTCCTGAAGCAGAAGAACCAAATCACCGTTTCAATGATCAGCCCCGAAAAGAAATAG
- the kdsA gene encoding 3-deoxy-8-phosphooctulonate synthase — protein sequence MIELINNPAGNFFLLAGPCVIEGEDMAMRIAERVVAITDKLQIPYVFKGSYRKANRSRLDSFMGIGDEKALKILKKVHDTFGVPTVTDIHAAEEAAMAAEYVDILQIPAFLCRQTDLLVAAAKTGKTVNIKKGQFLSPLAMQFAADKVVEAGNKNVMITERGTTFGYQDLVVDYRGIPEMQTFGFPVILDVTHSLQQPNQTSGVTGGMPQLIETIAKAGIAVGADGLFIETHENPAVAKSDGANMLKLDLLEGLLTRLVRIREAIK from the coding sequence ATGATTGAACTGATAAATAATCCTGCCGGAAACTTCTTTCTGCTGGCAGGTCCTTGTGTTATTGAAGGAGAAGATATGGCAATGCGCATTGCCGAACGCGTAGTAGCTATTACCGACAAACTGCAGATTCCTTACGTATTCAAAGGCTCGTACCGTAAAGCCAACCGCTCGCGTCTGGACTCTTTCATGGGTATAGGTGATGAAAAAGCCCTGAAAATCCTAAAAAAAGTGCACGACACATTCGGAGTACCCACCGTAACAGACATCCATGCCGCCGAAGAAGCTGCCATGGCAGCCGAATATGTAGATATTCTGCAAATCCCTGCTTTCCTTTGCAGACAAACCGACCTGCTGGTAGCCGCAGCCAAGACCGGCAAGACCGTCAATATAAAGAAAGGACAGTTCCTCTCTCCGCTTGCCATGCAATTCGCTGCAGACAAGGTGGTGGAAGCCGGCAATAAGAACGTGATGATTACCGAACGCGGGACAACCTTCGGCTATCAAGACCTCGTAGTAGACTATCGCGGAATACCGGAAATGCAAACCTTCGGCTTCCCCGTCATACTGGACGTCACCCACTCCCTGCAACAACCCAACCAAACCAGCGGCGTTACAGGCGGTATGCCTCAGCTGATTGAAACCATAGCAAAGGCAGGCATCGCAGTAGGCGCAGACGGTTTGTTCATCGAAACACACGAAAATCCCGCCGTAGCCAAAAGTGACGGTGCCAATATGCTGAAACTAGATTTACTGGAAGGACTTTTAACCAGATTAGTACGCATCCGGGAAGCAATCAAATAA
- a CDS encoding diacylglycerol/lipid kinase family protein — MSVEPDKWGVIYNPKAGTRKVQKRWKEIKAYMDSKGVSYDYVQSEGFGSVERLAGILANNGYRTIVVVGGDGALNDAINGIMLSNAEDKENIAIGIIPNGIGNDFAKYWEMSSEYKEAVDCIINNRRRKIDVGTCYYYDGQKHMTRYFLNAINIGLGARIVKITDQCKRFWGVKFLSYFMAFISLIFERKLYRMHLKINGEHIRGRIMTVCIGSAWGYGQAPSAVPYNGWLDVSVIYRPELLQLFSGIWMLMEGRILNHKVVKPYRTQKIKVLRAQNASVDLDGRILDRHFPLDIGVLHEAITLIIPN; from the coding sequence ATGAGTGTAGAACCCGATAAATGGGGCGTAATCTATAACCCCAAAGCCGGAACGCGCAAAGTGCAGAAACGGTGGAAAGAGATTAAAGCATATATGGACAGCAAAGGCGTGTCTTACGATTATGTGCAGTCCGAAGGGTTCGGCTCCGTAGAACGTCTGGCAGGCATACTTGCCAACAACGGTTACCGCACCATTGTCGTTGTAGGAGGTGACGGTGCACTGAACGATGCAATCAACGGCATAATGCTTTCCAACGCGGAAGATAAAGAGAACATCGCTATCGGCATTATCCCCAATGGCATCGGCAATGACTTTGCCAAATATTGGGAAATGAGTTCGGAATACAAGGAAGCCGTAGATTGTATCATAAATAACCGTCGCCGTAAAATAGATGTCGGCACATGTTATTACTATGACGGCCAAAAACACATGACCCGCTATTTCCTGAATGCCATCAATATCGGTCTTGGAGCCCGCATTGTAAAAATCACCGACCAATGCAAGCGCTTCTGGGGGGTAAAGTTCCTTTCTTATTTTATGGCATTCATCTCCTTGATTTTTGAGCGGAAGTTATATCGTATGCACCTTAAAATAAACGGCGAGCATATACGCGGGCGCATTATGACGGTGTGCATAGGCAGTGCATGGGGATACGGACAGGCACCCAGTGCAGTACCTTACAATGGCTGGCTGGATGTATCGGTTATCTACCGCCCCGAACTGTTGCAACTCTTTTCGGGAATATGGATGTTGATGGAAGGACGGATTCTAAACCATAAAGTGGTAAAACCCTACCGTACCCAAAAGATAAAGGTATTACGTGCACAAAATGCTTCCGTCGATTTGGACGGACGTATCCTCGACCGGCATTTTCCATTGGACATCGGTGTGCTGCACGAAGCGATAACATTGATTATACCCAACTGA
- the miaA gene encoding tRNA (adenosine(37)-N6)-dimethylallyltransferase MiaA produces MPDYDLIAILGPTASGKTPFAAALAAELNTEIISADSRQIYRSMDLGTGKDLADYIVNGRQVPYHLIDIADPGYKYNVFEYQRDFLTAYESIKQKGCLPIVCGGTGMYLESVLKGYKLLPVPENPELRNRLANKSLEELTEILQTYKSLHNTTDVDTVKRAIRAIEIEEYYAHTPIDARSFPQLNSLIIGVDIDRELRREKITRRLRQRLDEGMVDEVRRLIDSGICPDDLIYYGLEYKYLTLYVIGKLTYDEMFSQLEIAIHQFAKRQMTWFRGMERRGFTIHWMDARWPMEEKIAFVKSKLKEI; encoded by the coding sequence ATGCCTGACTATGATTTAATCGCCATATTAGGCCCTACAGCATCCGGCAAAACTCCATTTGCCGCCGCGTTGGCAGCAGAACTCAATACGGAAATCATCAGTGCCGACTCCCGGCAAATATACCGGAGCATGGATCTCGGTACAGGAAAAGACCTGGCCGACTACATTGTAAACGGCAGACAAGTACCTTACCACCTTATTGATATAGCCGACCCGGGATATAAATACAATGTATTTGAATACCAACGCGATTTCCTAACCGCCTATGAAAGCATTAAACAAAAAGGCTGCCTGCCCATTGTATGCGGCGGAACGGGAATGTATTTGGAATCCGTACTCAAGGGATACAAACTACTGCCTGTACCCGAGAATCCGGAATTGCGCAACCGCCTGGCCAATAAATCACTGGAAGAGCTTACCGAAATATTGCAAACCTATAAGAGCCTGCACAATACAACGGATGTAGATACCGTGAAACGGGCCATCCGCGCCATTGAAATCGAAGAATATTATGCTCATACTCCGATAGACGCGCGCTCATTTCCACAACTGAACAGTCTCATCATCGGCGTAGACATAGACCGGGAACTTCGGCGTGAGAAAATTACCCGTCGCCTGCGCCAACGATTGGACGAAGGAATGGTAGATGAAGTACGCCGGTTGATAGATTCAGGCATTTGTCCCGACGACCTCATTTACTACGGACTGGAATACAAGTATCTGACACTTTACGTCATTGGCAAGCTGACCTATGATGAAATGTTCAGCCAACTGGAAATAGCCATCCACCAATTTGCCAAACGCCAGATGACCTGGTTCCGGGGGATGGAAAGACGAGGCTTTACTATCCATTGGATGGACGCCCGGTGGCCCATGGAAGAAAAGATAGCTTTTGTAAAGTCAAAACTCAAAGAGATTTAG
- a CDS encoding ATP-binding cassette domain-containing protein, translated as MDHIHLQHTLPQVFAARDTVISQVWHQDIVFDKGKRYLIEASSGTGKSSLCSYIYGYRRDYQGIISFDGRNIRSFSVGEWADVRKHSLSILFQELRIFPELTALENVLLKNRLTNHKKKKEILALFEATGIPDKTDERAGKLSFGQQQRVAFIRSLCQPFDFIFLDEPISHLDNDNSAIMSRLLMEEAGKQGAGIIVTSIGKHLELEYDETFRL; from the coding sequence ATGGACCACATTCATTTACAGCATACCCTGCCCCAGGTCTTTGCCGCCCGTGACACCGTCATTTCACAGGTGTGGCATCAGGACATCGTGTTCGACAAAGGAAAGCGCTATCTGATAGAGGCTTCCTCCGGCACCGGAAAATCCTCCTTGTGCAGCTATATCTACGGGTATCGGCGCGACTATCAGGGCATCATCAGTTTCGACGGACGCAACATCCGCTCATTCTCCGTCGGCGAATGGGCAGATGTAAGGAAACATTCGCTCAGCATCCTTTTCCAGGAACTGCGTATCTTCCCCGAGCTGACCGCCCTTGAGAACGTCTTGTTAAAGAACCGCCTGACCAACCATAAGAAGAAAAAAGAAATTCTCGCCCTTTTCGAAGCAACCGGCATTCCCGACAAAACCGACGAAAGAGCCGGCAAGCTTTCCTTCGGGCAGCAGCAACGCGTCGCTTTTATCCGCAGCCTTTGCCAGCCGTTCGACTTTATCTTCCTGGACGAACCCATCAGCCACCTGGACAACGACAACAGTGCCATAATGAGCCGGTTGCTCATGGAAGAGGCGGGCAAGCAGGGAGCAGGCATTATTGTCACATCCATCGGGAAGCACCTGGAGCTCGAATACGATGAAACCTTCCGCCTATAA
- a CDS encoding DUF4836 family protein: MRKSISFYLLPVLLTVLCLSSCSETGQKTECTHVIPANATEVAALDLKSIVDKAGLNTSDSRATLQKFLGLLLEGGSANLKQEAETLLKDPAESGIDWNAPLYVFEAPTLHNTAITLKIADLKKFEAMLRLLVQEQLCTAPVEAGGYRSVEIKDAGVLLAYNDGTLLGVYGGSTEQLKKLQPAITALMQQPADKSIRTGKYFAPMMQQKGDIRLLATPDALPMDVRGVLTWPHGTQLLGYVLFENGRIYATLQNADFKGNTKESNQPFHPQNSRELQQAMLNMMHGRAFNISLTSNELLTLSNLRVLMEYAPNEPEVNILYQLIMKIEELNLRGDKNRTNFTVVLNEKNENALKQLTDFAKLFIGM; the protein is encoded by the coding sequence ATGAGAAAGAGTATTTCCTTCTATTTGCTGCCGGTTTTATTAACAGTGCTATGCCTGAGCTCATGCAGCGAAACCGGGCAAAAAACAGAATGCACGCATGTAATCCCCGCCAATGCCACAGAAGTGGCGGCACTCGACCTAAAAAGCATCGTCGATAAAGCCGGATTGAATACCTCAGACAGCCGGGCCACCTTGCAGAAGTTCCTGGGGCTGCTCCTTGAAGGCGGGAGCGCCAACCTGAAACAAGAAGCGGAAACTCTTCTGAAAGACCCTGCCGAAAGCGGGATAGACTGGAACGCCCCGCTCTACGTATTCGAAGCCCCTACGCTGCACAACACGGCAATCACCCTGAAAATTGCCGATTTAAAGAAGTTTGAAGCCATGCTCCGGCTGCTTGTCCAGGAACAGTTGTGCACCGCCCCGGTCGAGGCCGGCGGTTACCGGAGCGTTGAAATAAAAGACGCAGGAGTACTGCTTGCCTACAACGACGGCACTCTGCTGGGAGTTTACGGCGGCAGTACGGAACAGTTGAAGAAGCTGCAACCCGCCATCACCGCCCTCATGCAACAACCTGCCGACAAAAGCATCCGCACCGGCAAATACTTCGCCCCGATGATGCAACAAAAAGGAGACATACGCCTGCTGGCAACTCCCGATGCCCTCCCCATGGACGTTCGCGGTGTACTGACCTGGCCGCACGGCACGCAACTGCTGGGTTATGTCCTGTTTGAAAACGGACGTATATACGCTACCTTGCAAAACGCCGATTTCAAAGGAAATACCAAAGAAAGCAACCAGCCTTTCCACCCTCAAAATTCGCGGGAGCTGCAACAGGCCATGCTGAACATGATGCACGGACGAGCCTTCAACATTTCATTGACCAGCAACGAATTGCTTACTTTAAGCAACCTGCGGGTGCTTATGGAATATGCTCCGAACGAACCGGAAGTCAACATCCTCTATCAACTGATTATGAAAATAGAAGAGCTGAACCTGCGGGGAGACAAGAACCGGACCAACTTTACGGTCGTTCTGAACGAAAAGAACGAGAATGCCCTGAAACAGCTTACCGACTTTGCCAAGTTGTTCATAGGGATGTAA
- a CDS encoding 16S rRNA (uracil(1498)-N(3))-methyltransferase: MHVFYTPDIQSQAELPEEEAAHAVRVLRLQTGDEVTLTDGKGNFYRAEISTATTKRCLVNILETIPQAPLWSGHLHIAMAPTKNMDRTEWFAEKATEIGFDELTFLNCRFSERKIIKTERIAKILVSAIKQSLKARLPRLNGMTDFNRFISQPFEGRKFIAHCYEGEKPLLKDVVRKGEDALVLIGPEGDFSEEEVKQAIENGFEPISLGRSRLRTETAALVACHILNLQNQ, from the coding sequence ATGCACGTATTCTACACCCCCGACATACAATCGCAAGCCGAACTGCCCGAAGAAGAAGCCGCTCACGCAGTCCGCGTACTGCGGCTGCAAACAGGCGACGAGGTAACGCTGACCGACGGCAAAGGCAACTTCTACCGTGCGGAAATCAGTACCGCCACGACCAAGCGTTGCCTTGTCAACATACTTGAAACCATCCCCCAAGCGCCTTTATGGAGCGGACACCTGCACATTGCAATGGCTCCCACCAAGAATATGGACCGCACGGAATGGTTTGCAGAGAAAGCCACCGAAATAGGCTTTGACGAACTGACTTTCCTGAACTGCCGTTTTTCCGAACGTAAAATAATCAAAACGGAGCGCATTGCCAAGATACTGGTATCCGCCATCAAGCAGTCGCTGAAAGCACGCCTGCCCCGCCTGAACGGAATGACCGACTTCAACCGGTTCATCAGCCAGCCTTTCGAAGGCCGTAAATTCATCGCGCATTGTTACGAAGGAGAAAAACCTTTATTGAAAGATGTTGTCCGTAAAGGAGAAGACGCGCTGGTGCTTATCGGACCGGAAGGCGACTTCAGTGAAGAAGAGGTGAAACAGGCCATTGAAAACGGATTCGAGCCCATCAGCCTCGGCCGTTCCCGACTGCGCACTGAAACGGCGGCACTCGTAGCCTGCCACATATTGAATCTACAAAACCAATAA
- a CDS encoding bifunctional nuclease family protein, with protein sequence MNKKKIELQVLNISNSQAQAGAYAMVLGEINGMRQLPVIIGSAEAQSMMIEMRGIVPPRPLTHTLFASVLKVLGATLLRVLIYKVDNGVFYSYLYMKTEETILRIDARTSDAVALALRMDAPIFIYDDILEAECLKTEHSITPTQQTDDAAADAATRKKTLKQLKEALQNAIDAEDYERAAQLRDIINQHKKP encoded by the coding sequence ATGAACAAAAAAAAGATTGAGCTGCAAGTATTGAATATCTCAAACAGCCAGGCACAGGCCGGCGCTTATGCCATGGTGCTGGGCGAGATAAACGGCATGCGGCAACTGCCGGTTATCATAGGCAGTGCCGAGGCACAATCCATGATGATTGAAATGAGAGGCATCGTTCCTCCCCGGCCGCTGACGCATACGCTGTTTGCCTCAGTTCTCAAGGTACTGGGGGCAACCTTGCTGCGCGTGCTTATTTACAAAGTGGACAACGGTGTTTTCTATTCTTACCTCTATATGAAAACGGAAGAGACCATCCTGCGCATCGACGCACGTACCAGCGATGCCGTGGCCCTCGCCTTGCGCATGGATGCCCCCATTTTCATATACGATGATATTTTAGAAGCCGAATGCCTGAAAACAGAGCACAGCATCACTCCCACCCAACAGACGGATGATGCCGCCGCAGATGCCGCTACACGGAAAAAGACCCTGAAACAATTAAAGGAAGCCCTTCAAAACGCCATAGACGCAGAAGACTACGAACGGGCTGCACAACTAAGGGATATTATCAACCAGCATAAGAAACCATAA
- a CDS encoding MFS transporter: MSIKIRLIIMNFLQFAVWGAYLTSMGSYLVNVGLHEHIGMFYAMQGIVSLFMPAVLGIIADRWIPAQKLLSFSHFTAALFMAAAGYYGMTKGAEVDFGTLFTLYSLSVAFYMPTLALSNSVAYTALDKAGLDTIKTFPPIRIFGTIGFICSMWVVDLLGLQNNYGQFFACAIIGVAYGVYALTLPECPTSKGDNAKSLVEALGLRAFTLFKQKKMAVFFIFSMLLGVSLQITNGFANPYISSFGSIPEYAGTFGVQHANILISLSQISETLCILLIPFFLKRFGIKQVMLIAMLAWVLRFGLFGMGNPGSGVWMFVLSMIVYGVAFDFFNISGSLFVDRETDRGIRSSAQGLFVIMTNGFGATIGTLGAQAVVNHFVDFNSNVPQIAQWQSAWYVFAIYALTVAVVFAIVFKYKHHPEDLK, from the coding sequence ATGAGCATCAAGATTCGCTTAATCATTATGAATTTCCTACAGTTTGCCGTGTGGGGAGCATACCTCACATCAATGGGCAGTTACCTGGTAAACGTAGGCCTGCACGAGCACATCGGTATGTTTTACGCCATGCAGGGAATCGTATCGTTGTTTATGCCTGCCGTTCTCGGCATCATTGCCGACCGCTGGATACCGGCACAAAAGCTGTTAAGCTTCAGTCACTTCACCGCAGCCCTGTTCATGGCCGCAGCCGGATACTACGGCATGACGAAAGGTGCGGAGGTAGATTTCGGAACCCTGTTCACACTTTACTCGCTAAGCGTTGCTTTCTATATGCCTACATTGGCATTGTCGAACTCCGTGGCCTACACCGCACTCGACAAAGCCGGACTGGATACCATCAAGACATTCCCTCCCATACGTATTTTCGGCACAATCGGATTCATCTGCTCCATGTGGGTGGTGGACCTGCTCGGACTGCAAAATAATTACGGGCAGTTCTTTGCCTGCGCCATCATCGGAGTAGCGTATGGCGTATATGCGCTGACCCTGCCGGAATGCCCCACCAGCAAGGGCGACAATGCCAAATCATTGGTAGAGGCACTGGGCTTACGCGCCTTTACGCTATTCAAGCAGAAGAAAATGGCTGTTTTCTTCATTTTCTCCATGCTGCTGGGCGTTTCCTTGCAGATTACCAACGGATTTGCCAACCCCTACATCAGCAGTTTCGGCAGTATTCCCGAATATGCCGGCACTTTCGGAGTGCAACATGCCAACATACTGATTTCGCTGTCGCAAATATCCGAAACACTCTGCATCCTGCTGATACCTTTCTTCCTGAAACGCTTCGGCATCAAGCAGGTGATGCTGATTGCCATGCTGGCATGGGTATTGCGCTTCGGGCTCTTCGGCATGGGCAATCCCGGAAGCGGCGTATGGATGTTTGTACTTTCCATGATTGTGTACGGTGTGGCATTCGATTTCTTCAACATATCCGGTTCGCTGTTTGTTGACAGAGAGACCGACCGGGGCATCCGTTCCAGCGCACAGGGACTGTTCGTTATCATGACAAACGGTTTCGGTGCCACTATCGGCACACTGGGTGCACAGGCGGTAGTGAATCACTTTGTAGATTTCAACAGCAATGTCCCGCAGATAGCGCAATGGCAATCGGCATGGTACGTATTTGCAATCTACGCGCTGACCGTAGCAGTGGTGTTTGCCATCGTATTCAAGTACAAACACCATCCGGAAGATTTAAAGTAA